A genomic segment from Deltaproteobacteria bacterium encodes:
- the trpS gene encoding tryptophan--tRNA ligase, with product MKKRIASGMRPTGKLHLGNLHGALDNWVRLQNQGDYDCHYFIADWHALTSDYSDTGLMRENITDMVIDWLSVGLDPDKSTLFVQSHIKEHAELFLLLAMITPLVWLERNPTYKEVKSELVEKDLATFGFLGYPVLMAADIIMYKAYGVPVGVDQLPHVELTREIARRFNYFYGEVFPIPETLLTVVPKLMGIDGRKMSKSYDNSIFLSDRGEQLRQKVASMFTDPQRQRKSDPGRPDLCNVFAYHGLYSPEDDVRQISAACRTAGIGCTDCKGKLAGKLAASLQPVHERQDYYRAHSGQVQEILAAGEAKAMVIAANTMAEVREALKV from the coding sequence TTGAAAAAACGTATCGCGAGCGGCATGCGCCCGACGGGTAAGCTGCATTTGGGCAACCTGCACGGGGCGCTTGATAATTGGGTAAGACTGCAGAATCAGGGTGATTATGACTGTCATTATTTTATTGCCGACTGGCACGCTTTAACCAGCGATTACTCCGATACCGGTCTCATGAGAGAAAATATAACCGATATGGTTATTGACTGGCTGAGTGTCGGACTGGATCCGGATAAAAGCACGCTCTTCGTTCAGTCCCATATTAAAGAGCATGCCGAGCTCTTCCTGCTGCTCGCCATGATTACTCCCCTGGTGTGGTTAGAAAGAAATCCTACCTATAAAGAAGTTAAAAGTGAACTGGTGGAAAAGGACCTGGCGACTTTTGGTTTTTTGGGTTATCCGGTGCTAATGGCCGCCGACATTATTATGTACAAGGCCTACGGAGTCCCGGTGGGCGTGGATCAGCTTCCCCATGTAGAACTCACGCGGGAGATTGCCCGGCGGTTTAATTATTTTTACGGGGAAGTATTTCCTATCCCGGAGACCTTGTTGACTGTTGTACCCAAGCTCATGGGAATAGATGGCAGGAAAATGAGCAAATCGTACGATAACTCGATTTTTCTGAGCGACCGGGGCGAGCAGCTCCGTCAAAAGGTGGCCTCCATGTTCACCGATCCCCAACGCCAGAGAAAAAGTGATCCTGGCCGCCCCGATCTATGCAATGTTTTTGCCTATCACGGACTCTATTCTCCTGAGGATGATGTCCGGCAGATATCCGCAGCCTGCCGAACGGCCGGGATCGGTTGTACCGATTGCAAGGGAAAGCTTGCCGGGAAATTGGCCGCCAGCCTGCAACCTGTTCATGAACGTCAGGATTATTATCGGGCGCATTCCGGGCAAGTGCAGGAAATCCTCGCCGCAGGAGAAGCAAAGGCCATGGTAATTGCCGCAAACACTATGGCCGAGGTGCGAGAAGCCCTGAAGGTATAA
- a CDS encoding HU family DNA-binding protein — protein MTKAELVTVMAGGAGITKAAAALALETYVATIAKELKKNGKIGLVGFGTFSVVKRKAREGRNPQTGKAIKIPAKKVVKFKAGKALSEKAK, from the coding sequence ATGACGAAAGCAGAGTTAGTTACAGTAATGGCAGGGGGCGCAGGTATTACCAAGGCAGCAGCGGCATTGGCTCTGGAGACCTACGTGGCCACCATTGCCAAGGAACTAAAGAAAAACGGTAAGATCGGTTTGGTAGGTTTTGGTACTTTTTCCGTAGTGAAGAGAAAGGCCAGAGAGGGAAGGAACCCGCAGACTGGTAAAGCAATCAAGATTCCGGCCAAAAAAGTGGTAAAATTTAAGGCAGGCAAGGCGCTTTCCGAAAAAGCGAAATAA
- a CDS encoding MltA domain-containing protein, producing the protein MLKVKAVGLSFLLIFLVSGCGGKAVQQISGRIISQPASFLELVPSSSIDSLTDDLDVASLSLAIDRSLQYFSRFNDADVYYVGARQSTIAEMEETLKVFRDIVSGAEADQAKQKKIRDTFDFYRSRGDDNNGRVIFTGYYEPILNGSLSKTTQYRYPLYRAPDETVALNAGKSVGRMVKGEVLPHYKRADIDSDKSLAGRNLEIVWVDDFVALFFLQIQGSGKVRLPDGSLIQIGYAQSNGYPYRSISNYMVDKCMLSKNDTSLPAIKKYLREHPDEMERIFNYNERYVFFRLLDKGPIGSLGIPVTGGRTIASDPGVFPKGALAFIRTRKPLIDKGEVAKWITFSRFVLNQDTGAAIIGAGRIDIFCGGGAEAEGMAGRLKEGGELIFLLKKK; encoded by the coding sequence ATGCTTAAAGTAAAAGCTGTTGGCCTGTCCTTCCTTTTGATCTTTCTGGTGTCGGGATGCGGAGGGAAAGCGGTGCAGCAGATTTCAGGCAGGATTATTTCCCAACCCGCTTCTTTTCTTGAGCTTGTACCGAGCAGCAGCATTGACTCCCTGACGGATGACCTGGACGTCGCTTCCCTGTCCCTGGCCATTGATCGTAGTCTCCAGTATTTCAGCCGGTTTAATGATGCGGACGTTTATTATGTGGGCGCCCGCCAAAGTACTATAGCGGAAATGGAGGAAACACTGAAAGTCTTCCGGGATATTGTCAGCGGGGCCGAAGCGGATCAGGCAAAACAGAAAAAAATCAGGGATACTTTCGATTTCTACAGGTCCCGGGGAGATGATAATAATGGGCGGGTCATCTTTACGGGTTATTATGAACCGATCCTGAACGGGTCCCTTTCGAAAACGACGCAGTACCGATATCCGCTTTACCGCGCTCCGGATGAGACGGTCGCGCTTAATGCAGGCAAGTCTGTGGGGAGAATGGTCAAGGGAGAGGTCTTGCCGCATTATAAGCGTGCGGATATAGACAGCGACAAGTCTTTGGCTGGAAGGAATCTGGAGATTGTCTGGGTGGATGACTTTGTCGCCCTGTTTTTTTTACAGATTCAGGGATCGGGAAAAGTGCGCCTGCCCGATGGCAGTTTGATCCAGATCGGCTATGCACAGTCCAACGGTTACCCTTATCGCAGTATATCCAATTATATGGTGGATAAGTGTATGTTATCAAAAAACGATACTTCCCTGCCGGCGATCAAAAAGTACCTGCGGGAACATCCGGACGAGATGGAACGGATTTTCAACTACAATGAGCGGTATGTTTTTTTCCGCCTGTTGGACAAGGGGCCGATTGGCTCTTTGGGCATTCCTGTGACGGGTGGCAGGACCATCGCCTCGGACCCGGGAGTATTTCCTAAAGGGGCTTTAGCCTTTATAAGGACGCGCAAGCCGTTAATTGATAAAGGGGAAGTAGCTAAATGGATTACATTTTCCAGGTTTGTCTTAAATCAGGATACCGGCGCCGCCATCATCGGCGCGGGCCGCATAGACATTTTTTGTGGCGGCGGTGCTGAGGCAGAAGGCATGGCGGGCAGATTGAAAGAGGGGGGGGAATTGATTTTTCTGTTAAAAAAGAAGTAA
- a CDS encoding N-acetyltransferase → MLRKACIGDVKTIHRMINVSAGREEMLHRSLMDIYGSLRDFFVYCDEESRHIQGICAMNIIWENLAEIRSLYVDEPYRGKGIARNLVEACVSEAITLELYRIFTLTYQKEFFSHLGFKVVDRSSLSEKIWSDCFRCSKYPDYCDEVAMIIEL, encoded by the coding sequence ATGTTAAGAAAAGCCTGCATCGGTGATGTAAAAACAATTCATCGGATGATCAACGTGTCGGCCGGCCGGGAGGAGATGTTGCACCGCTCCCTCATGGACATCTACGGCAGTCTGCGGGATTTTTTTGTTTACTGCGACGAAGAAAGCCGTCATATTCAGGGCATTTGCGCCATGAATATCATATGGGAAAACCTGGCCGAAATCCGTTCCCTCTATGTTGATGAGCCGTACAGGGGGAAGGGGATTGCCAGAAATCTCGTGGAGGCCTGCGTCTCGGAAGCCATTACCCTCGAACTGTACCGGATATTTACCTTAACCTACCAAAAAGAGTTTTTTTCTCACCTTGGTTTTAAGGTGGTGGACCGCTCCTCCCTCTCGGAAAAAATATGGTCGGATTGCTTTCGCTGTTCAAAATATCCCGATTACTGTGACGAAGTGGCAATGATCATAGAGTTATGA
- the recN gene encoding DNA repair protein RecN, with protein MRRPCLSGLLMLTDLLIRNFAIIDELQVSFGDGLNLISGETGAGKSIIIGAISLLLGDRASTDMIRSTEETALVEACFHIAGMEPLQEKLQELGLDGGDQLIIKRTISRSGKNKVFINGSIGNLGMLSSVCELLVNICGQREHQVLLNKENHIDILDDFGGLRAVRQEYEGFYGDYLSLKSSLAELESQQAGNKALEELHRFQLRDIVDAAVSPGEDELLQDEKRVITHTQKLIAYADTAHDKLYGSQGSVLEGLRFVFNNIREIKKIDAGMRIAEQDLDGIYYQLEDIALGLRDYGKNLSIDPRRLEAIEERLELLSLLKRKYGGTLAAVLKSKADLEKSLGDKSALHEEVEQKKKSLLEIKSRLQDQAHLLSGQRRQTAARLQSAIEAEIHTLKMDKAAFEVLLQKLPAGGEQFLNAKGMDDVEFYLSTNRGEELKPLARIASGGELSRIVLAMKKVLAGSGSVGTIIFDEVDSGIGGAVAEIVGEKLRDVSGHYQVICITHLPQIACFANRHFLVAKQETAGRTMTIIRSLTEEERLEEIARMLAGVELTDKAREHAREMLNASKPDPR; from the coding sequence ATGCGTCGCCCCTGCCTGAGCGGACTCCTTATGTTGACTGACTTGTTGATCAGAAACTTCGCGATCATTGACGAGCTGCAAGTTTCCTTCGGCGACGGTCTGAATTTAATATCCGGAGAAACCGGTGCCGGTAAGTCAATTATTATCGGCGCGATAAGTCTGTTGCTGGGAGATCGGGCGTCAACAGACATGATCCGGTCTACCGAAGAGACGGCGCTGGTGGAGGCCTGTTTTCATATTGCCGGGATGGAACCCCTCCAGGAAAAGCTGCAAGAACTTGGTCTTGATGGCGGCGATCAATTAATCATCAAAAGGACAATCTCGCGCTCCGGGAAAAACAAGGTTTTTATCAACGGCAGTATCGGCAACCTGGGAATGCTGTCTTCCGTATGCGAGTTATTGGTAAATATTTGTGGTCAGCGCGAACATCAGGTGCTTCTCAATAAGGAAAACCATATTGATATTCTGGATGACTTCGGTGGTCTGCGGGCCGTCCGGCAGGAGTATGAAGGATTCTATGGCGACTACTTGTCCTTGAAGTCCAGCCTGGCGGAGCTTGAATCTCAGCAAGCCGGTAACAAGGCATTGGAAGAACTGCACCGGTTTCAGCTTAGGGATATCGTGGATGCTGCTGTCAGTCCGGGGGAAGATGAATTATTGCAGGACGAAAAGAGAGTTATTACCCACACGCAGAAATTAATCGCCTATGCCGATACGGCCCATGATAAGCTTTACGGCAGCCAGGGCTCCGTGCTGGAAGGACTCCGCTTTGTCTTTAATAATATCAGGGAGATAAAAAAGATTGATGCGGGAATGAGGATAGCGGAACAGGACCTGGACGGTATATATTATCAATTGGAGGATATAGCGTTAGGCCTGCGCGATTACGGAAAAAATCTATCTATTGATCCGCGCCGTCTGGAGGCAATTGAGGAGCGCCTGGAGCTTTTAAGCCTGTTGAAACGTAAATATGGAGGAACGCTTGCGGCTGTTTTAAAAAGTAAAGCGGATTTGGAAAAATCACTGGGGGATAAATCCGCGCTTCATGAGGAGGTCGAACAAAAAAAGAAATCGTTGCTTGAGATTAAATCCAGGCTGCAAGACCAGGCACACCTTCTTTCCGGGCAAAGACGGCAGACGGCAGCGCGGCTCCAGTCGGCCATCGAGGCCGAAATTCATACCTTGAAAATGGATAAGGCTGCCTTTGAGGTGTTACTGCAAAAGTTACCGGCAGGTGGAGAACAGTTTCTGAACGCAAAGGGCATGGATGACGTCGAGTTTTACCTTTCCACGAATCGGGGCGAAGAATTGAAACCCCTGGCGCGGATCGCCTCCGGCGGCGAACTCTCGCGGATAGTGTTGGCCATGAAGAAGGTTTTGGCCGGCAGCGGTTCGGTAGGGACAATTATATTTGATGAAGTGGATAGCGGCATCGGCGGAGCGGTCGCCGAGATCGTCGGAGAAAAGCTCAGAGACGTGTCCGGACATTACCAGGTCATCTGTATTACCCATTTGCCTCAGATTGCCTGCTTTGCGAACCGCCACTTTCTCGTTGCCAAGCAGGAAACGGCCGGGCGCACGATGACGATCATTCGTTCCCTGACGGAAGAGGAGCGCCTTGAGGAAATAGCCCGAATGCTGGCCGGTGTCGAACTAACGGATAAAGCGAGGGAACACGCACGGGAAATGCTGAATGCGTCAAAACCAGATCCCCGATAG
- a CDS encoding NAD(+)/NADH kinase yields MEIKKIGIVANVKKEKAPDYTLALRDWLRKRGIEVLLEKGIAARLCDEQGLERKTLAANVDLLIVFGGDGTILRTARFTLGYATPIVGINLGGFGYLTEVNLNEMYEALEIILRGDFEADQRMMLDAALNDQEGDEKIYTVLNDVVLNRAHLSRIISLETYVDGRYLITYKADGLIVATPTGSTAYSLSAGGPIVFPQQNVIIINPICPHTLTNRPIILPADVCVQVILRTKEQGAMLTLDGQVSLSLKSGDTLKIKKSQHVTTLVSSPHRDYLEILRTKLGWVGLVNAGATHASPLPERTPYVD; encoded by the coding sequence ATGGAGATAAAAAAAATCGGCATTGTGGCGAATGTCAAAAAGGAGAAAGCACCGGATTATACCCTGGCACTGCGCGATTGGCTCAGAAAGCGGGGTATTGAGGTATTACTGGAAAAGGGGATTGCCGCAAGGCTCTGCGATGAACAGGGCTTGGAACGCAAGACGCTGGCCGCCAACGTTGATCTGCTCATAGTCTTTGGCGGTGACGGCACGATCCTGCGCACGGCACGTTTCACACTGGGATACGCTACGCCTATCGTCGGTATTAACCTGGGCGGGTTTGGATACCTTACCGAGGTTAACCTCAATGAGATGTATGAAGCCCTGGAAATCATTCTTAGAGGAGATTTCGAGGCTGATCAAAGAATGATGCTCGACGCCGCGTTAAACGATCAGGAGGGGGATGAAAAGATCTACACGGTCCTCAACGATGTTGTTTTGAATCGAGCCCATCTCTCCCGGATAATCTCCCTGGAGACGTATGTAGACGGTCGTTATCTCATAACTTACAAGGCTGACGGGCTTATCGTTGCCACACCCACGGGATCAACGGCTTATTCCCTTTCGGCCGGCGGGCCGATTGTTTTTCCCCAGCAGAACGTCATCATCATTAATCCGATCTGCCCCCACACCCTGACCAACCGTCCGATCATCCTGCCGGCCGATGTTTGCGTGCAGGTAATTCTGCGCACCAAAGAGCAGGGGGCGATGTTAACCCTGGACGGACAGGTTTCCTTATCATTAAAATCCGGCGACACCTTGAAAATAAAAAAATCACAGCACGTAACTACCCTTGTTTCTTCTCCCCACCGCGACTATCTGGAGATTTTACGCACCAAGCTCGGCTGGGTTGGCCTCGTAAACGCAGGAGCGACGCATGCGTCGCCCCTGCCTGAGCGGACTCCTTATGTTGACTGA
- a CDS encoding LysM domain-containing protein, producing MIKENCYLLCCHKFFRFFWVMPLLLLLPSVSLMAAEGTAHLSFQKAAPGNDNKQAYVIRSGDSISRIVQKLGWTTPNYKMIRRLNPHITDLNRIYPGQKLILTLPGEKSGLSEVGNYTAKEGDSITSIIISELNTSPSEAVKVLRLIKQLNPEVTDFNKIYPGQVIKIPRSKLSPSAPAMPPPATEKYLHVLRKVIEQLYGKVITSGNHYIPLPESGQIIVDRAIVPVVELEDGTTIMLDHAGRMPDVLADIIQSNGKNYHVVKIVSGQSIASVLQKIILLSSSLQMVKVEKPLSFDNTPQGKLSLDWLITKKSLSGSAFYQLGLIFTADKSKMRPSAPIVNCALKKGINVCEILEDKVRINILDPAQIRPLR from the coding sequence ATGATAAAAGAAAATTGTTACTTGCTGTGCTGCCACAAGTTTTTCCGGTTTTTCTGGGTCATGCCGTTGTTGCTTCTCTTGCCGTCAGTCTCACTTATGGCGGCCGAGGGTACCGCTCATCTTAGCTTTCAAAAAGCGGCTCCCGGTAATGACAATAAACAAGCCTACGTTATCAGAAGCGGGGACTCGATTTCCCGTATCGTCCAGAAACTGGGCTGGACAACCCCGAATTACAAGATGATCAGGCGGTTAAACCCCCATATCACTGATTTAAACCGAATTTATCCCGGGCAGAAGCTCATCCTGACGCTTCCGGGAGAAAAAAGCGGTCTATCGGAGGTCGGTAATTACACGGCCAAAGAGGGTGATTCCATAACCAGCATCATCATCTCTGAGCTGAATACGTCGCCATCCGAGGCGGTAAAAGTATTAAGGTTGATTAAACAGTTGAATCCGGAAGTTACTGACTTCAACAAGATTTATCCCGGTCAGGTTATAAAAATTCCGCGTAGCAAGCTTTCTCCTTCCGCCCCGGCCATGCCCCCCCCCGCTACTGAGAAATATCTGCACGTTCTCCGTAAGGTAATTGAGCAGTTATATGGCAAGGTAATTACCAGTGGCAACCATTATATTCCCCTGCCCGAATCCGGTCAGATCATCGTTGACCGCGCAATAGTCCCGGTCGTAGAACTGGAAGACGGGACGACCATCATGCTGGATCACGCAGGACGTATGCCCGATGTTCTGGCCGACATTATCCAGTCGAACGGGAAGAATTATCACGTGGTGAAGATCGTCAGCGGTCAGAGTATCGCTTCTGTATTGCAGAAAATAATTCTTTTATCCTCATCCTTGCAGATGGTGAAGGTGGAGAAGCCGTTATCTTTCGACAATACCCCTCAAGGTAAGCTATCCCTGGACTGGTTAATCACTAAGAAGTCCCTTTCCGGGAGTGCGTTTTATCAGTTGGGCCTGATTTTTACCGCCGACAAATCAAAAATGCGGCCCAGTGCTCCAATAGTAAATTGCGCGCTGAAAAAAGGCATCAATGTCTGCGAGATTCTGGAGGATAAGGTGCGGATCAATATCCTGGATCCGGCTCAAATCCGCCCGCTTCGCTGA
- the rdgC gene encoding recombination-associated protein RdgC: MGLLKGTWSFSRYHIIGKMPEQFNDFIDERLKQYAFSSMAGEALEKNMGWTSLENVLDTDFTYAKYKCGEHLIFSLRSDRRPVPPSLLKLKVMEAEKKKLAGSDKKRLYRHEREEIKERVQLELQTKALNVPSFYELCWSPEKKSIIFGSLAPKVIEEFGTYFKESFQLTLLPFLPWESYPAGGKQEKIADAASNEIVNQQHPDANAATNPVFWGREFLTWLWFKSEERNGIIAIPDKYEIELIFLQRLVLTSGDGEYSETVVCQGLHSDMKEAREALRQGKKITEARLRLTNDATKWEFTFKADYFQYQSLKLPTTTDSEDEPDREGQNMERIYLVETAIETMDRLFAAFFRLRHSPQWEKEELPRMGKWLNK, from the coding sequence ATGGGACTACTGAAGGGAACCTGGAGCTTCTCACGCTACCATATAATCGGCAAGATGCCTGAACAATTCAATGATTTCATTGACGAGCGCCTTAAACAGTATGCCTTCTCCAGCATGGCAGGAGAGGCCCTGGAAAAAAATATGGGCTGGACGAGCTTGGAAAACGTGCTGGATACCGATTTCACCTATGCAAAATATAAGTGCGGTGAACACCTCATATTTTCCCTACGTTCCGACCGCCGCCCCGTTCCTCCCTCCCTCCTGAAACTTAAAGTGATGGAGGCCGAAAAGAAAAAGCTTGCCGGGAGCGACAAGAAAAGGCTCTACCGCCATGAACGTGAAGAAATTAAGGAAAGGGTGCAACTGGAACTGCAAACCAAGGCCCTTAACGTTCCCTCTTTTTATGAGCTTTGCTGGTCACCGGAGAAAAAAAGCATAATATTTGGTTCCCTGGCGCCTAAGGTTATTGAAGAATTTGGAACATACTTCAAGGAATCCTTCCAGCTTACCTTGCTGCCCTTTTTGCCCTGGGAATCCTATCCCGCCGGGGGGAAGCAAGAAAAGATCGCGGACGCGGCAAGCAATGAAATCGTCAATCAACAACACCCGGATGCCAACGCCGCAACGAATCCTGTTTTCTGGGGCAGAGAATTTCTTACCTGGTTATGGTTCAAAAGCGAAGAACGGAACGGCATTATTGCTATCCCTGACAAGTATGAGATTGAACTCATATTTCTGCAAAGACTGGTTCTGACCTCGGGCGATGGGGAATATTCGGAAACCGTCGTCTGTCAGGGATTACACTCCGACATGAAGGAAGCCAGGGAAGCACTCCGTCAGGGGAAAAAAATTACCGAAGCCCGACTGAGGCTGACCAATGACGCTACCAAATGGGAGTTTACTTTCAAGGCCGATTATTTCCAGTACCAGTCTTTAAAATTGCCGACGACTACGGACAGCGAAGACGAGCCGGATCGGGAAGGGCAAAATATGGAGAGGATTTACCTTGTTGAAACAGCCATAGAAACGATGGACCGGCTTTTTGCCGCCTTCTTCCGCCTGCGTCATTCCCCCCAATGGGAGAAGGAGGAACTTCCGCGCATGGGAAAATGGCTGAACAAATAA
- a CDS encoding histidinol phosphate phosphatase domain-containing protein, translated as MFDLHTHSIFSDGELIPSELIRRAKVAGYRAIAITDHGDQSNVDFVIPRIVKVCRKLSEAYDIKVIPGIELTHVPPIYIAELAKEVRGLGARIVLVHGETIAEPVAPGTNLAALQSDIDILAHPGLITEAEASLAGEKGIYLEITTRRGHSLTNGHVLKTARQCGAKLVLNTDTHSPDDIVSRSQAQNIARGAGMTEDEVAAMFKNSDCLAEKVWA; from the coding sequence GTGTTTGATTTGCACACCCATTCTATTTTCAGCGATGGAGAACTGATCCCTTCGGAGCTGATCCGGCGCGCCAAAGTCGCCGGTTACAGAGCCATTGCCATTACGGATCATGGCGATCAGTCCAATGTGGATTTTGTTATCCCCCGCATCGTAAAAGTCTGCCGTAAATTGTCGGAGGCCTACGACATCAAGGTCATTCCGGGCATTGAATTGACGCACGTCCCGCCCATATATATCGCCGAACTGGCTAAAGAAGTTCGCGGTTTGGGCGCCCGGATCGTTTTAGTGCATGGTGAGACAATTGCCGAGCCGGTAGCGCCGGGGACAAATCTGGCCGCACTGCAATCAGACATTGATATTCTGGCCCATCCCGGCCTGATAACCGAAGCAGAAGCCTCGCTGGCAGGCGAGAAGGGCATATATTTAGAAATCACCACCCGCCGCGGACATAGTTTGACTAACGGACATGTATTAAAAACAGCCCGCCAATGCGGGGCCAAGCTTGTTTTAAATACGGACACCCATTCCCCTGATGATATTGTCTCACGAAGCCAGGCACAAAATATAGCTCGCGGCGCCGGTATGACTGAGGATGAAGTTGCCGCAATGTTCAAAAACTCTGACTGCCTGGCTGAAAAGGTTTGGGCATGA
- a CDS encoding GAF domain-containing protein — protein MTEYTEDTQINRLLSTLVREVKGYTEHQLELIRKLTQIGVALSAEKNIDRLLELIVDEARNFTQADGGTLYIMSDDETALQFAIVQNTKLNIRMGGTGSKITWPPVMLKNADGSPNFTNVSAYAAISGKVVNITDVYDAHGFDFRGTRKFDADTGYRSQSMLVVPLKNHENDIIGVLQLLNAQESVENTVVNFSHECQQMTESLASQAAVALSNNLLIRNLENLLNSFIKSIATAVDEKSPYTGGHVKRVAELTVTIAKIINDITAGPYASTHFDDKLLEELRMAAWLHDIGKITTPEYVVDKATKLETIYDRIETLKVRFEVLKRDRQLETCRGGISDDASGMSGKKASETSRPEIQDSEQADERLKSLAADFNFLVTANTGDEFMANEMIARVKDIGLRTWICDGQEIALLTDNEIYNLTIGRGTLTNEEREIINKHAIVTHKMLSQLPFPKHLRNVPRYAATHHEKLNGTGYPFGLKDAEISLQSRILAIADIFEALTACDRPYRKAKTLSEALKIMSFMVKDGHIDKDLFDLFTKEKIYLDYAKKELLPQQIDNVDIS, from the coding sequence ATGACAGAATATACCGAAGACACCCAGATCAATCGTCTCCTGAGTACCTTGGTGCGTGAAGTGAAGGGATATACAGAACATCAACTGGAATTAATCCGTAAACTTACCCAGATAGGGGTCGCCCTGTCGGCGGAAAAAAATATTGACCGTCTTCTGGAATTAATTGTGGACGAGGCGCGTAATTTTACCCAGGCCGATGGGGGTACTCTTTACATCATGTCGGACGACGAAACGGCGCTGCAATTTGCTATCGTACAAAACACCAAACTAAACATTCGCATGGGTGGGACCGGCAGTAAAATTACCTGGCCGCCCGTAATGCTGAAAAATGCCGATGGAAGCCCCAACTTTACCAATGTTTCCGCCTACGCCGCCATTTCAGGTAAAGTAGTCAACATTACTGATGTTTATGATGCGCATGGCTTCGATTTTCGAGGCACCCGCAAATTCGATGCCGATACCGGCTACCGATCCCAATCCATGCTGGTGGTCCCACTGAAAAATCACGAAAATGATATTATCGGCGTCTTGCAGTTGCTAAATGCCCAGGAGAGCGTCGAGAATACTGTCGTTAATTTCTCTCATGAATGCCAACAGATGACCGAATCATTAGCCTCTCAGGCTGCGGTAGCCCTTTCCAACAACCTCCTGATCCGTAATCTGGAAAATCTTTTGAACTCATTTATCAAGTCCATAGCCACGGCTGTTGACGAAAAATCACCTTATACCGGTGGCCATGTTAAGCGTGTCGCGGAGCTAACTGTTACTATTGCGAAAATAATAAATGATATTACTGCCGGCCCTTATGCCAGTACGCATTTTGATGACAAGCTTCTGGAAGAACTGCGAATGGCCGCCTGGCTGCACGACATAGGCAAGATCACGACGCCGGAATACGTCGTTGATAAAGCCACGAAGCTGGAAACCATTTACGACCGGATAGAAACGTTAAAGGTGCGCTTTGAGGTACTCAAGCGGGATCGTCAACTAGAAACTTGTCGAGGGGGGATCAGCGATGATGCATCTGGAATGTCCGGGAAGAAAGCATCCGAAACCTCGCGCCCGGAGATACAAGATAGTGAACAGGCAGATGAACGCTTGAAGAGTTTGGCCGCTGATTTTAATTTCCTGGTTACTGCAAACACTGGCGATGAATTTATGGCCAATGAAATGATCGCCAGGGTAAAAGATATCGGGCTGCGGACATGGATTTGTGATGGCCAGGAAATTGCCCTCCTGACGGATAATGAGATATATAACTTGACTATCGGCCGAGGCACCTTGACCAACGAAGAGCGGGAGATCATCAACAAACATGCCATCGTAACCCATAAGATGCTTTCTCAATTACCCTTTCCCAAACACCTGAGAAATGTCCCCCGCTATGCCGCCACCCATCATGAAAAGCTTAACGGCACCGGCTATCCTTTTGGGTTGAAAGACGCAGAGATTTCCCTGCAATCACGCATCCTGGCCATCGCCGATATATTTGAAGCGCTGACGGCCTGCGACCGTCCCTACAGGAAGGCCAAGACGCTGTCGGAAGCACTGAAAATTATGTCCTTCATGGTAAAAGACGGGCATATAGACAAAGATCTTTTCGACCTTTTTACCAAGGAAAAGATTTATCTTGATTACGCCAAGAAGGAGTTGTTACCCCAACAGATAGATAATGTAGATATTTCTTAA